AGCCCAATTTCCACGATGGACAATTCCTGATCATCAACAAGCTGGCCTACAAGCTGGGACGCCCGTCCCGAGGCGACGTGATCGTCTTCCGGTATCCGAAAAACCCCAACCGGGATTTCATCAAACGGGTGATCGGGCTGCCGGGGGATACAGTCGAGGTGCGACAGGGTCAGGTGTTCATCAACGGGGCCGCCCTCCAGGAGCCGTATCCACTGCTGCATGATGCCCTCTCCGTGGAGCCCGTCACGGTCGGCCCTGGCCAGCTATATGTCATGGGGGACAATCGCGGGAACTCAAGCGACTCACGCGTTTGGGGACTCCTGCCCATGGATCTGGTCATCGGCAA
The sequence above is a segment of the Chloroflexota bacterium genome. Coding sequences within it:
- the lepB gene encoding signal peptidase I, which translates into the protein MNPHPTQSSVEGTLRELIETLILTLIIFLLIRSVIQNFRIDGVSMEPNFHDGQFLIINKLAYKLGRPSRGDVIVFRYPKNPNRDFIKRVIGLPGDTVEVRQGQVFINGAALQEPYPLLHDALSVEPVTVGPGQLYVMGDNRGNSSDSRVWGLLPMDLVIGKAWISYWPPQYWSVVPHYTLEVGP